TAAATCCCAGAATATGCTGCGTTTCCTCCATCCACATGTCTTACTAATAACAGCATTAACAATATCTGAACCTGGATCTGTCACTCTCATTAATCCAAGACTCTCTATCTCATGCAAAATTTCCTCTCCAGTCCTTACTAGAGGTGCATGTTCAGTTAcaactttattttttctaaaccaTGATTTATTCTTCCGCCATGGATGGTTATGGTTCAAAAATTTGCAATGATTGTCAAACCAACATTGTTTGTCACCTCTTGGCAAAGTAAATGCATCAGTGTTATCCATACAATATGGGCATGCAAGCCTTCCTGCAGTGCTCCAACCAGAAAGCATGGCATAAGCAGGAAAGTCACTAATGGTCCATAGCAAAGCAACCCGCATGAGAAAATTTTGCTTCTTATCCACATCATATGTCTCAACCTCCATGTTCCATAATTGTTTTAGTTCTTTGATTAAGGGTTGTAAgaatatatcaattttaaatttaggatTATTTGGGCCCGGAACTATAACAGTGAGAAATATATATTCTGACTTCATACACAGCCATGGCGGAAGATTATACGGTGTCAAAATGATGGGCCAAGATGAGTACTGTTGGCCAGATTGTCCAAATGGTTGGAATCCGTCAGTAGACAATCCAAGCATCACATTCTTTATCTCTGATCCAAATGATGGATAACATGCATTGAAGTGTTTCCATGCAGGAGAATCAGATGGATGATGCATGACCCCTTCCTCATATTCATGTTCAGCATGCCATCTCATATGGGGTGTTGTTGCGTCTGATGCATAAAGCCGTTGTAACCTTGGAGTGAGAGGAAAGTAATACATCTTCTTATATGGCTTCTGAACAACTTGCTTTGTCAAGCTGTTTACCGTGCGTTTATATCTAGGAAGCTGGCAAAACTTGCATTCTTGTAACTCAGCGTCACCAGACCAATATATCATGCAATTATTTTTGCAACAATCAATCTTTTCCACTCGTAGACCCAAACCATCAATTAACTTtttcattttgtaaaaattatcaGGAAGCACATTATCTTCGGGTAGaacttctttcaaaaactcgaCAATctgatcaaaacattttatagagaAATGATGCTCCGATTTCATGTTCATCAAACATGCCACAGCAGACAGTTTTGTGTGCTTATTGC
This region of Manihot esculenta cultivar AM560-2 chromosome 10, M.esculenta_v8, whole genome shotgun sequence genomic DNA includes:
- the LOC110624158 gene encoding uncharacterized protein LOC110624158 is translated as MLCSTTLAASAIAKHLLCINAVQFSIALAASAAARWTAHGECWDDQGTSSVLLSETIMENDFQIGANGRYHEMVLEEFGLPPQIEFMEEAPNAEAQRLYEMLQAASEELWPGCNKHTKLSAVACLMNMKSEHHFSIKCFDQIVEFLKEVLPEDNVLPDNFYKMKKLIDGLGLRVEKIDCCKNNCMIYWSGDAELQECKFCQLPRYKRTVNSLTKQVVQKPYKKMYYFPLTPRLQRLYASDATTPHMRWHAEHEYEEGVMHHPSDSPAWKHFNACYPSFGSEIKNVMLGLSTDGFQPFGQSGQQYSSWPIILTPYNLPPWLCMKSEYIFLTVIVPGPNNPKFKIDIFLQPLIKELKQLWNMEVETYDVDKKQNFLMRVALLWTISDFPAYAMLSGWSTAGRLACPYCMDNTDAFTLPRGDKQCWFDNHCKFLNHNHPWRKNKSWFRKNKVVTEHAPLVRTGEEILHEIESLGLMRVTDPGSDIVNAVISKTCGWRKRSIFWDLPYWSSLLIRHNLDVMHIEKNFFDNLFNTIMNIEGKTKDNAKAREDMREICQRPELEINAETGKYPKAIYVLDKPAKQVICEWMKGLRFPDGYVSNMARCVDMNKYRLFGMKSHDCHIFMQRLLPISFRELLPMRVWEAITKLSIFFKQLTSMILREEDMQRLEEDIPVILCKLE